In uncultured Desulfuromonas sp., the genomic stretch CTATCCAATAAAGAGGAAATAATGCTGAACAATTTGAAGACCGTTGGCCTGATGGCCTTATTGACCATCATCCTGATGGTGATTGGTGGTGCAATTGGTGGCCGTGGCGGTGCCATTGTGGCACTTGTTCTGGCTGGTGTGATGAATATCGGCTCCTATTGGTTTTCCGATAAGATCGTCATCCGTATGTACAAAGGACAGGAAGTCAACAGCGGCATGCTTTACGATGTCGTTCGTGAGCTGTGTGAGCGTAACAATCTGATTATGCCGCGCGTTTATATGATTCCGCAGGATACGCCTAACGCGTTTGCTACCGGACGTAATCCGCAACATGCTGTGGTGGCGGCCACTCAGGGAATTGTTTCCCTGCTCAGCCGTGAGGAATTGATGGGGGTGATGGCCCATGAACTCAGCCATGTCCGTCATCGCGATATTCTCATTGGTTCTGTTGCCGCGACCATTGCCGGTGCGATCTCCTATCTGGCTCAGATGGGCCAGTGGGCCATGCTGTTCGGCATGGGTGGCAATGACGATGAAGACGGTGGTGGAAATATATTCGTTATGCTGATCACGATGATTTTTGCACCGATGGCGGCAATGCTGGTGCAGATGGCGGTGTCGCGATCCCGTGAATATGCGGCGGACCGTGGCGGCGCTGAACTGTGTGGCAACCCGCATTACCTGGCCAGTGCCCTGCGTAAGCTGGAATTGGCCAACCAGCAGCGACCGATGCACGATGTCAATGATGCGACAGCGCATATGTTTATTGTCAATCCACTCAGCGGTAAAGGGTTGCAGAGTCTGTTCTCCACCCATCCACCCATGGATGAGCGGGTACGGCGACTGGAAGCGATGGCGTAACGCTGTCGTTACGAAGATAGAACGTTTCACGAAATGTGCGGGGGTGTGCCGAAAGCATACCCCCGCTTTGTTGTTCGAGGTGTGTGTGGCAAAAAAAGCAGAGCCAAACGTCAAAGATGCCCGGCGCATCGCTTTTGATGTGTTGACCCGGGTGGATGAGGGCGGTTATTCCGATCTGGTGTTGGATGCCGCACTTGAGGCGAATCCTGGCCTTGATCCGCGTGATCGTGCCTTGGCAACGGAGCTTGTTTATGGGGTGCTGCGCCGTCGCGGCAGCCTCGATTTTATCCTCAAAGCCTATAGTCGCCAGCCGTTGAAGAAGCTGCAACCCAAGGTGTTGCGCCTGCTGCGTCTGGGAGTTTATCAATTGTGCTATCTTGATCGCATCCCGGATCGGGCCGTGGTTCACAGTATGGTGGAGCTGGCGCGGCGTTGCGGTCTGGAGCGAGTCAGCGGCCTGGTCAATGGCGTGCTGCGCAGTTATCTGCGCGAGCCGCACCGGGTGGTGTGGCCTGATCCCGATGCGGATACTCAGGGCTGGCTGGAGCATGGTCTGTCATTGCCGCACTGGCTGGCGCGACGCTGGTTGGCGCAGTATGGCGCGGAAGGCGCAATGGCTCTGGCTGAGAGTCAGTTGACCGCAGCGCCTGTTACCGTGCGCGTCAACACCCTGAAGATGACGCGGGACGCGTTTCTTGACCAGCTTTCGCAATGCGATATTGCGGCCGAGTCGACCCGTTTTGCGCCGGAAGGTGTGATCCTGCCCCATGCCGGTGATCTGCAGCGGTTGCCCGGACGCGCCGAGGGCTGGTACCAAGTTCAAGATGAAGCCAGCATGCTCATGGCACATCTGTTGTCGGTCGAACCCGGTCAACGCATTCTCGATGTCTGTGCGGCACCCGGTGGTAAGACTACCCATCTGGCCGCGTTGACCGACAATCGTTCTGAGATTGTCGCCCTTGATCTTCATCCGCAACGGCTGGAGACTTTACAGCAGGGGGCCAAGCGTCTTGGGTGTGAACAGATCCGTACGCTGGCGTGCGATATGACCCAGCCGTGTGATTCTCTGCCGGCGGGAGGTTTTGATCGTGTTCTCGTTGATGCCCCGTGCAGCGGTTTAGGGGTGTTGCGGCGCAATCCGGAGTCGCGTTGGCGGCGTAAACAGACCGACATCAAGATGCTGGCCAAAATCCAGCGGCAAATTTTGCATCAGGCCGCAGAATTAGTTGTTCCCGGCGGTCTGTTGCTTTACTCTCTGTGTACCACCACGCCGGAAGAATCTTCTGCGGTGGTGGCGGACTTTCTGACGGACCATCCCATGTATGCCCAAGTTGATCTGGCCAACCGAGCGCCGAAACACTGGCATGGGTTGTTTGATGATGACGGACAACTTGTAACACGCACGGGTGAACATGGTGCGATGGACTGCTTTTTTGCCGCTGGTTTTTATCGCCGGCCAGAGTGCTCATTTTAACGTTTATCCTGAAACAGTTCCCGTAACGGGAAGGAGTGAACCATGGTCAAGATTTCTCCCTCGATCCTTTCGGCGGATTTTGCCCGTCTTGGTGCGGAAATTCGCACCGTAGAACAGGCTGGAGCCGACTATATCCATGTTGATGTCATGGATGGCCACTTTGTGCCCAATATTACCATTGGTGCACCGGTGGTTGGTGCATTGCGCCAGGTGACTGAGTTGCCCCTTGATGTTCATCTGATGATCGAGAATCCCGATCTGTATATCCCCGACTTTGCCAAAGCCGGCTCCGATATTATTACTGTTCATCAGGAGGCTGTGCCGCATCTGCATCGGACCATTCAACTGATCCACAGCTTAGGTAAGAAAGCGGGCGTTTCGATTAATCCGGCGACACCGGCCGGGGTGCTGGAGGTCATTATGGCCGAAGTGGATCTGGTGCTGGTGATGACGGTGAATCCCGGTTTTGGTGGTCAGAGTTTTATTCCGGCAACACTGAATAAGATTACCCAACTGCGTGAGATGATCGATCGTACTGGTCGGGCGATTGAGCTGGAAGTGGATGGCGGCGTCAAGGCCGACAATATTGGCGAGATCGCTGCTGCCGGGGCCGATGTGTTTGTCGCCGGCAGTGCCGTATTTAATACTCCTGATTACACCCAGGCTATTCAGTCTCTGCGGGACAACGTCAAGTAAAGGCGCGTGATGAGTGTTTCCCCCTTGATACAACGTCTTCACGAGACGGTTCTGATCGGCGATGGGGCCATGGGTACCCAGCTTTACAGTCAGGGTGTGCCAGCGGACAGCTGTTTTGAGCGGTTGAATCTGACCCGGCCGGAATTGGTGGTTGCGGTACATGAGGCGTATGTCAAGGCGGGAGCTCAACTGCTGGAAACTAACACCTTTACGGCCAATGGTTTGCGGCTTGGCGGCATTGGCCTTGATGGGCAGGTGCGTCAGATCAACGAGGCCGGAGCCCGATTGGCCCGTCAGGCGATCGGGACCGATAAAAATTGCTTTGTGGCGGGTTCTGTCGGCCCACTGGGCAGCCGTGATCGCGAGGAAAATCTTTGCGCTACGGACCAGCAGAGTTTGTTTCGTGATCAGATGACCGGCCTGGTGGATGGCGGCGTAGATCTCTTGTTGCTGGAGACCTTTGCCAGTCTGGACGAATTGCAGTTGGCGGCTTCGGTCGCGGCAGAATTTGGCTTGCCGGTGGTTGCTCAGATGGCCTTCTTTGCCGAAGGGCGAACCCGTGAAGGGTTGGACGGTCGTCAGTTTGTCAAGGCCTTGACGAAGAATGTGGATGTCGTTGGAGCCAATTGTGGCGTCGGTCCCCATGAGATGCTGCAGTTGGTTCGCCAGATGACGGCCGCAACATCCGCGCCGGTTTCAGCGTTTGCCAATTCAGGCTTTCCCCAGTATGTCAATGGACGGCTCGTTTATCTGGCCACACCGGATTATTTTGCCAGCCGTGGCCTAGAGATGGTCGAAGCCGGTGCCGCTCTTGTCGGTGGCTGCTGCGGGACAACTCCAGAGCATATCGCCGCGTTATCTGCGCGGGTCCAAGGACTGAAGCCGAGTCGTGTTGCCGTGTCTTCTCGCCGAGTGGGTGACGAAAAACGCCCTGCTGTGCAGATTGAGGAACCCCGGTTGCCAGTGGTTTCTCCGTTGCTTGATCCAGCGCGTAAAGAAGTTCCGATCACGGTGGAGCTTGATCCGCCGCGAGGGTTGGATTGCTCGGTGACCATCGAACGGGCCAGGCTGCTGGCGCAGAGCGGTGTCGATGCCATTAATCTGGCGGAGAATCCGCTGGCACGCATCCGGATGGGCAATCTGGCTCTGGCCGCTAAGATTCAGGACGCTACCGGGATTCCGGTGATTGCTCATGTTACCTGTCGTGACCGTAATCTGATTGGTTTGCACTCCGATTTGATGGGCGCGCATCTGCTAGGCTTGCGTCATATTCTTGCGGTGACTGGTGATCCGGTTTCCGTCGGTGAGTCCAGTGGCGCCACCAGCGTCTTTGATCTTAATTCCATCGGTCTGCTCGAATTGCTCAATGGTTTGAATCAGGGATGTAATATGCTTGGTGCTGATCTCGGTGCCGGGACCAGCTTTTGCCTGGGCGCAGCATTTAACCCCAATGTGACGCATCTGCAGGGTCAGGTGACTAAGTTACATAAAAAGCTCGCCGCCGGAGCCCGGTTTTTTCAGACGCAACCGGTTTATTCCGCAGCTGTTTTTCAGAGCATGGTGCAGGCTCTGCAGGATGTTTCCGCACCTGTTTTTCTCGGGGTGTTACCGTTGGTCAGCGAACGTAATGCGGAATTCCTTCATAACGAGGTGCCGGGAATTACGCTGCCCGACGAGGTGAGAAAAAGGATGCGTGGTACTGCCGGCGACAGCGGTGTCGCGGCAGGGATGGCGATTGCCTCCGAGCTGGTTCGCACCTGTGCACCACAAGCTGACGGTTATTATATCATGCCCCCTTTTGGCAAGGTCGATCTTGCCTTGCAACTGATTGAAATTATAAAGGCAACACCCGCCTGATCTTTTTTTCATTTCCAGGGACTCCTGATCCCTGCCGGTTGTAGGATTTGTCGGCAATTGTTCACCTGGCTGGAGCCACCAGTCGGCTAAATTTATCCTTGATTTGCGACAGGCATTTGTGGTATTTAGCTGCATACTGTATACAAAATGTCAGTGGTGATTTACGACAAAAAGGGCGGCTAGTCGCTCTTTTTTGTGCGGAATAAGGGCTCTCTTGCTGGCGAGGGCGTGTGTATAACAGGAGGTCATATTGTCTGATATAGTTTTTTCCAGCTGGGGAAGAGAAATCGTCGATAACCGTAACGGCGGTGAAGCCGATCTGGCTTCGTTGAAGCTGAAGCTTCCCACAGAGTATCTGGACGGTAAAGTCGGTGCCTTCATGGGCTGGGATGGTGTTGTTCTGCTCGACGGCGAAACCGATGTCGTGGCGATGGCCGCTGAATACATGAAGCGGGTTCAGGAAAAACACTGCTGTGGCAAGTGCACCCCCGGTAAAAAGGGAACACGTGTCATGCAGGACACGCTGGCTCGGATTCTCCAGGGCCACGGTGAAGAGCGTGATCTGGAAATTATTGAAAACCTGAAGTCATTGCTGGAGGGCTGCAAATGTACTCTGTGCATGACGTCGGCAATTCCTGTTCTTGACACGGTCAAATACTTCCGTGATGACTACATGGCCTACATCGGTGGCGGCAAAAAGCCAAAACTGGCGGCCAGTTATCACGATAAGCTGACTGCGCCCTGTATTGATCGGTGCCCGGCGCATATTGATATTCCCGCATACATCGAAGAGATTAAAAATTACCGCTTTGAAGATTCCTTGTCGGTGATTCGTGAGCGGATGGCAATTCCGGCGGTGTGTGGCCGTGTGTGTCCGCATCCTTGTGAGACGGCTTGTCGCCGTGCACTGGTCGACGAGCCGGTCAGCATCATGGTGATGAAGCGCGTTGCATCTGACCATGAGTGGATGCACCATAAAACGCCGCCGATGCTCCCCGCGGCTCCGACCGGCAAAAAAGTGATCGTTGTCGGTGCTGGCCCCGCTGGTCTGACCTGTGCGTTTTATCTGGCTCAGAAAGGTCATAAAGTCAAAATTATCGACATGCTGTCCGAACCCGGCGGTACGGTTGCCGTTGGTATCCCGGATTACCGCATGCCGCGGCCGTTGCTGCGTCGTGAGGCGGAAATCGTTGAATCCCTTGGCGTTGAGATTGAGTACGGCGTCAAGCTGGGCCGCGATGTCTCGTTGCGTGAGCTTAAAGAGAACTATGATGCCGTGTTCCTCGGCACCGGTGCTTTCAAGTCGAAGCCAATGGGTGTTGAAGGTGAAGATGCCGGTTACGAAGGCTTCTCCGAGGGTGGTATTCACTACCTGCGTGCCGTTGCACTGGGCCAGGGCATGGTCACACCAAAGCGCGTTGTGGTTGTCGGTGGTGGTAATACGGCCATTGACTGTGTGCGTGTTGCGTTGCGTGAAGGCGCTGAAGAGTCGATTCTGGTTTATCGTCGTACCCGTAATGAGATGCCTGCTGAGTCTTACGAGGTCGATGATGCCGATGAGGAAAAAGTACGCTTTGAATTCCTCGTTAACCCGACCCGCCTGATTACCGAAAATAATAAGATTACCGGTGTTGAAGTGATCAAGATGGCTCTGGGTGAGCCGGACGAGTCTGGTCGTCGTCGTCCGCAACCGGTCGAAGGATCTGAATACGTCATCCCGTGTGACATGGTTATCCCGGCCATCGGTCAGGACCCGGATTTGAGCTATCTCGAAGATGGTGATTACGGCATCAAGCAGACCCGCTGGAACAGTATCGTCACCAATGGTGGAACCATGATGACGGACGATGATGGAGTATTCGCCGGTGGTGACTGTGAATACGGGGCGATGACCGTTGTATTGGCCGTTGGCCATGGTAAGCGGGCCGCCAGCGTTATGCATCGTTATCTGACGGAAG encodes the following:
- the htpX gene encoding zinc metalloprotease HtpX, giving the protein MLNNLKTVGLMALLTIILMVIGGAIGGRGGAIVALVLAGVMNIGSYWFSDKIVIRMYKGQEVNSGMLYDVVRELCERNNLIMPRVYMIPQDTPNAFATGRNPQHAVVAATQGIVSLLSREELMGVMAHELSHVRHRDILIGSVAATIAGAISYLAQMGQWAMLFGMGGNDDEDGGGNIFVMLITMIFAPMAAMLVQMAVSRSREYAADRGGAELCGNPHYLASALRKLELANQQRPMHDVNDATAHMFIVNPLSGKGLQSLFSTHPPMDERVRRLEAMA
- the rsmB gene encoding 16S rRNA (cytosine(967)-C(5))-methyltransferase RsmB, which codes for MAKKAEPNVKDARRIAFDVLTRVDEGGYSDLVLDAALEANPGLDPRDRALATELVYGVLRRRGSLDFILKAYSRQPLKKLQPKVLRLLRLGVYQLCYLDRIPDRAVVHSMVELARRCGLERVSGLVNGVLRSYLREPHRVVWPDPDADTQGWLEHGLSLPHWLARRWLAQYGAEGAMALAESQLTAAPVTVRVNTLKMTRDAFLDQLSQCDIAAESTRFAPEGVILPHAGDLQRLPGRAEGWYQVQDEASMLMAHLLSVEPGQRILDVCAAPGGKTTHLAALTDNRSEIVALDLHPQRLETLQQGAKRLGCEQIRTLACDMTQPCDSLPAGGFDRVLVDAPCSGLGVLRRNPESRWRRKQTDIKMLAKIQRQILHQAAELVVPGGLLLYSLCTTTPEESSAVVADFLTDHPMYAQVDLANRAPKHWHGLFDDDGQLVTRTGEHGAMDCFFAAGFYRRPECSF
- the rpe gene encoding ribulose-phosphate 3-epimerase yields the protein MVKISPSILSADFARLGAEIRTVEQAGADYIHVDVMDGHFVPNITIGAPVVGALRQVTELPLDVHLMIENPDLYIPDFAKAGSDIITVHQEAVPHLHRTIQLIHSLGKKAGVSINPATPAGVLEVIMAEVDLVLVMTVNPGFGGQSFIPATLNKITQLREMIDRTGRAIELEVDGGVKADNIGEIAAAGADVFVAGSAVFNTPDYTQAIQSLRDNVK
- a CDS encoding bifunctional homocysteine S-methyltransferase/methylenetetrahydrofolate reductase, whose product is MIQRLHETVLIGDGAMGTQLYSQGVPADSCFERLNLTRPELVVAVHEAYVKAGAQLLETNTFTANGLRLGGIGLDGQVRQINEAGARLARQAIGTDKNCFVAGSVGPLGSRDREENLCATDQQSLFRDQMTGLVDGGVDLLLLETFASLDELQLAASVAAEFGLPVVAQMAFFAEGRTREGLDGRQFVKALTKNVDVVGANCGVGPHEMLQLVRQMTAATSAPVSAFANSGFPQYVNGRLVYLATPDYFASRGLEMVEAGAALVGGCCGTTPEHIAALSARVQGLKPSRVAVSSRRVGDEKRPAVQIEEPRLPVVSPLLDPARKEVPITVELDPPRGLDCSVTIERARLLAQSGVDAINLAENPLARIRMGNLALAAKIQDATGIPVIAHVTCRDRNLIGLHSDLMGAHLLGLRHILAVTGDPVSVGESSGATSVFDLNSIGLLELLNGLNQGCNMLGADLGAGTSFCLGAAFNPNVTHLQGQVTKLHKKLAAGARFFQTQPVYSAAVFQSMVQALQDVSAPVFLGVLPLVSERNAEFLHNEVPGITLPDEVRKRMRGTAGDSGVAAGMAIASELVRTCAPQADGYYIMPPFGKVDLALQLIEIIKATPA
- a CDS encoding FAD-dependent oxidoreductase, which gives rise to MSDIVFSSWGREIVDNRNGGEADLASLKLKLPTEYLDGKVGAFMGWDGVVLLDGETDVVAMAAEYMKRVQEKHCCGKCTPGKKGTRVMQDTLARILQGHGEERDLEIIENLKSLLEGCKCTLCMTSAIPVLDTVKYFRDDYMAYIGGGKKPKLAASYHDKLTAPCIDRCPAHIDIPAYIEEIKNYRFEDSLSVIRERMAIPAVCGRVCPHPCETACRRALVDEPVSIMVMKRVASDHEWMHHKTPPMLPAAPTGKKVIVVGAGPAGLTCAFYLAQKGHKVKIIDMLSEPGGTVAVGIPDYRMPRPLLRREAEIVESLGVEIEYGVKLGRDVSLRELKENYDAVFLGTGAFKSKPMGVEGEDAGYEGFSEGGIHYLRAVALGQGMVTPKRVVVVGGGNTAIDCVRVALREGAEESILVYRRTRNEMPAESYEVDDADEEKVRFEFLVNPTRLITENNKITGVEVIKMALGEPDESGRRRPQPVEGSEYVIPCDMVIPAIGQDPDLSYLEDGDYGIKQTRWNSIVTNGGTMMTDDDGVFAGGDCEYGAMTVVLAVGHGKRAASVMHRYLTEGKSILDDEEALEDVVNRLGVFDADEKVPNVGGLHREHQPKVDGAERATNYEEIELAMPESQAVVEADRCLRCYRVAMVAVEQ